The Oenanthe melanoleuca isolate GR-GAL-2019-014 chromosome 12, OMel1.0, whole genome shotgun sequence DNA window CTCCCTCTGCGCTGCCCAGCAGTGAGGGGCAGCGCTGCCACTCCAGAGACCCCTGTGAGCCTCTCCTGTCCCGTGGGCAGAGGCCGGACACTGCAAAGGGGTGCAGGGGGACCGAGGGGTGCGGGATGCTGGAGGGATCACCACTAAAAGCTGCTACGTTGGCCCTGCCTGTGCCCGCCTGTCTCTGGGGGATGGGGTGGCCGTGCCGGCGGCCCCGGGGAGGCGGTGCCgagggcgggccgggccgggggcgggggccggggccAGCGCCGGGCGGACTCCATGTCCCAGGCGCCCCGGGGCCGTTCCGAGCTGTGCCGGGAAGCcggaggaagaggaagatgctGCGGGCGGGCTGCCGCGCCGCGctgccccgccgccccccgggcTCGGCGCCGCGGAgaggggccgggggggccggggccggggagGAGGGGCTGAAGCAGACGCCGCTGGATGCCCTGCACCGGGCCCGCGGCGGGAGGATGGTGCCGTTCGCCGGCTGGACCCTTCCGCTGCACTACGGGCAGGGCCACCTCCAGTCACACCTGCACACCCGCCGCCACTGCTCCCTCTTCGACGTCTCCCACATGCTGCAGGTAGCGGGGTCGGGATGAGGGGCCAAGGGCAGGGGGGTGCCCGCATCACCTCACAACCCCCCGGTCCCTTGCAGACCCTGGTGTACGGCCGGGACCGCGTCAGGTTCATGGAGAGCCTGGTAGTGGGGGATATTGCCGAGCTGAAGCCAGGACAGGTACGGGGCACTGGGCGGGCACAGAGCATCCAGTGGGGTCAGAGGTccctgggatgccctgggagGGTCCAGGCAGCCCGGCCATGCTTCCGTGGGCCGTGTCCCGCAGGGCACCCTGACGCTGCTCACCAACGAGAAGGGCGGCATCACGGACGACCTCATCGTCACAAACACGTCAGAAGATCACCTCTACGTGGTGTCCAACGCCGCCTGTGCTGACAAGGACTTGGCCATCTTGAGGGTATGGGGCTGCTTGAGCCCCGCGGGAGGTGGGGTCACGCGGTGGGAATGAGTCCTGCCATTTGGTGACACTCGTGTTGCGCGGGGCGAGGCGGCCATGGCCAcgtgtggggctggcactggccTGGCCCCCGTGGTAGCAGCCCCCTGTCACCCCGGCAGGACAGAGCGGCTCAGCTGCAGGCCACCGGCAGTGATGTACACGTGGAGGTGTCAGACAACGCGCTGCTGGCTCTGCAAGGTAGTGGGGGCCCCGCGTGGGCCtgccctcctccagctcctgggctggtgAATGTCACTGCCCTCCCCACCTACCCCTGTTCCCTGGCTGTCATCCAGCCACCTGCCTCCCCAGGTCCCTCCATGGCACGGgttctgcaggcagggctgtcgGATGACCTGGCCAAGCTCTCCTTTATGAATAGCATCAGCACAACCGTCTTTGGCGTGCCGGGCTGCCGGGTCACGCGCTGTGGTTACACCGGCGAGGATGGCGTGGAGGTACCCAGGGCACTGCGCCAGCAGCCCCACCGCGGTACCAATGCAGGGGAGGGCCGCGCCCCCCTGACCCTGCCCGTGTCCTGCCGTAGATCTCAGTGCCTGCAGCGCGGGCGGTGGAGCTGGCCGAGCAGCTCCTGGGTGTCCCCGATGTGTGGCTAGCggggctggcagccagggacagcctgCGCCTGGAGGCCGGGCTCTGCCTCTACGGCAATGACATCGACGAGACTGTCACTCCTGCCGAGGCTGGGCTGATGTGGACCCTGGGTAGGTCCATCTCCACCTCGGGGCAGGCAAATCAGCAAGGCGTCCCCAGTGGGTACAAGGGGACGAATCAGGCATCACTGACCCTCACCCATGTCTGCCCTGCAGGGAAGCGCCGGCGTGTGGCCATGGacttccctggtgctgctgccatcaTGGCACAAGTGAAAGAGAAGCCAAGGCGCAGGCGGGTGGGGCTGACGTCGGTGGGACCCGCCATCCGGCCCCACATGGCCATCCTGGGTCCCGAAGGCAGGCCTGTGGGTAGGTGGGGGCCGTGGGGCTGGCATAGGCACAATCCTGAGCTGTGGCCATGGCTggacaggagctggcaggcCCTGCTCACCTCCCTATATCCTCACATCCCAGGCACAGTGACCAGCGGATGTCCCTCCCCCTGCCTGGGCAAGAACATCGCCATGGGCTACGTGGAGGCAGCGCACAGCCGGACTGGCACCAAGCTCACCGTCGAGGTGCGGAAGAAGCAGCACCCTGCTGTCATCACCAAGATGCCCTTCGTGCCCACCCAGTACTACATGGCCAAGTGAGGCCAGTACATGGGCACAGTGCCCCAATAAACACCCTGTCCCATTCCCCGGCCTCCTGTctggtgatggtggcagtgCCAAAACAAGGAGCAGCAGGTGGGCACAGCACTTTAATGGTGTTGGCAGTACCCAGCTGGCGGTCCTGGTGCTACTCATTCCCGGTGTGTCTTcatgggctctgctgccaggccATCCCTGCAAGAGAGAGACAGTGTGAgcatggctggggcagcactgagcacagcacccCAGCACTGAGGCAGGCACCAGTCTGtgtggggtgggcagggctgggggcacttATTGGGGCATACTGGTCTGGGGTGCAGTTGTGGAGGGGGAGGCACAGCTTGGGGGACACTTGTCAGAAGCCACGGCTGGGGGGGCGAACCGGGGTCGGTGTCCCAGAGGCCCCATCTGCACCATACTGGGCAAGTGGGAGTCATTGGACTGTGCTGGTGCAGGGGTGCAGCTGGGGGAGACGCtcactggggggcactgggcaGGGTCGCTCACCGAGCTGCGCTCCGGGAGCGCAGGCCGGATGCCGGGGAAGCCGGGCAGGCCCGCGGGGGGTCAGCGGGGAAATCGGCGGTTTTGGGCCCGGTAGCAGTCGGGACTCACCGGGGCGGGCAGTGCCGCTCGGCGGCGCCGTTGCGTCCCGCCGGGCTGGCGGGGGACAGGGAGTGCGCGCGGGGCCGGGAGGGCGAGGCCCCGGAAGCGGTGCCGGGGGagcggcggccggcggggccggTCCGGTAGCAGAGCGCGGCCACCGCCCCTCCGTAGGCGCGCCAGGCCAGGCGGACGCCCAGCAGGCTGAtgcccagccagagcagcagcagctggcacagcacggCCCGCACGTCCTGTGCCGCCCACTCGGCCGCCAGCTCCCGGCCCAGCGCGGCCAGCGCCCGCCACGGCGGCTGCCAGCCCGCTGCCACCGCCGCCATGGCCGCGGGGTACCGGGGGCGAGGCTGCCGGAGGGGGCGGAGCCTCTGCCCGCCCTCACCGCCGCCACACAGCGGCACCGGGGGCGGGGCCTCTGCCCGCCTGCCCGCCCTCACCGCCGCCACACAGCGGCACCGGGGGAGGGGCCTCTGCCCGCCTGCCCGCCCTCACCGCCGCCACACAGCGGCACCGGGGGAGGGGCCTCTGCCCGCCCTCACCGCCGCCACACAGCGGCACCGGGGGCGGAGCCTCTGCCCGCCTGCCCgccctcactgcagtcacagagCGGCACCGGGGGCGGAGCCTCTGCCCGCCTGCCCgccctcactgcagtcacagagCGGCACCGGGGGCGGGGCCTCTGCCCGCCTGCCCGCCCTCACCGCCGCCACACAGCGGCACCGGGGGCGGAGCCTCTGCCCGCCTGCCCgccctcactgcagtcacagagCGGCACCGGGGGCGGAGCCTCCCGTGGCCCCGGCGCTGTCGGGGCGCGGCCTTGCGGGATGGCTCCTCCCTGGGGCGGGGCCCGGCGTGTCCGTCATGGCGGGAAGCGAAGACGAGGCGCGGTACTCGCGACAACTGTGAGTGCGGGGACCGGCAGCGGGGACGGGAGCGCCACAGGATCAGGGCAGGGCACGGGGCGGCGGTGGCGGCCCCCGCTGACAGCCGCCGCCGGTACCCGCAGGTACGTGCTGGGCGGCGGCGCGCGGCGGCTGCCCTGGGCGGCGGTGCTGGTGTCGGGGCTGCGCGGGACCGGAGCGCAGGTGGCGACGGCGCTGGTGCTGGCGGGGACCGGGCGCGTTGTCCTGCACGACTGCGATGCCGCCTGCACCGCCGACCGCGCCCACCAGGTACCGGCCGGGTCGGGCGGGGCTCCTGGTGACAGGTACGGGTGAAGTTCACTGTAAGGTATAGGCGAGGATCTCATAACAGGAACTAGTGAGAATGCCGGTTTAGGTACAGATGTGGGTGGGGATCTTGATAATAGATACAGACAGGGGTCCCAGTAACAGGTAGAGGTACGGGCGGGTGTCCCAGTAATGAGTATCGGTATGGGCACGGGTCCCAGAGTAGGGATATGGATGGATATGCCCCATAACGTGTGTAGGCATTGATAAGGGTTCCGGTAATAGGTACAGACTCATGTAAGTGTCCCAGTACCAGGTACGAGTATGCATGGGGATCCCCATAATGGATACAGACAGCAATCCCAGTAACAGGTATGGATGGGAGAGCCCCATAACATATACATGTACAGACAAGGGTCCTGGTACAGGTGCAGATTCAGGTGGGAGTCCCAGTAATGGATGTGGGTGAATGTCACAGTAATAGGTGCAGGTGCAGTTGGGATAATCCCTGTTTGCAGGTATGTATTGGGGTGAGTGGCTTCCAATAACAGGTAC harbors:
- the AMT gene encoding aminomethyltransferase, mitochondrial, with translation MLEGSPLKAATLALPVPACLWGMGWPCRRPRGGGAEGGPGRGRGPGPAPGGLHVPGAPGPFRAVPGSRRKRKMLRAGCRAALPRRPPGSAPRRGAGGAGAGEEGLKQTPLDALHRARGGRMVPFAGWTLPLHYGQGHLQSHLHTRRHCSLFDVSHMLQTLVYGRDRVRFMESLVVGDIAELKPGQGTLTLLTNEKGGITDDLIVTNTSEDHLYVVSNAACADKDLAILRDRAAQLQATGSDVHVEVSDNALLALQGPSMARVLQAGLSDDLAKLSFMNSISTTVFGVPGCRVTRCGYTGEDGVEISVPAARAVELAEQLLGVPDVWLAGLAARDSLRLEAGLCLYGNDIDETVTPAEAGLMWTLGKRRRVAMDFPGAAAIMAQVKEKPRRRRVGLTSVGPAIRPHMAILGPEGRPVGTVTSGCPSPCLGKNIAMGYVEAAHSRTGTKLTVEVRKKQHPAVITKMPFVPTQYYMAK
- the TCTA gene encoding T-cell leukemia translocation-altered gene protein; its protein translation is MAAVAAGWQPPWRALAALGRELAAEWAAQDVRAVLCQLLLLWLGISLLGVRLAWRAYGGAVAALCYRTGPAGRRSPGTASGASPSRPRAHSLSPASPAGRNGAAERHCPPRDGLAAEPMKTHRE